The Ptiloglossa arizonensis isolate GNS036 chromosome 2, iyPtiAriz1_principal, whole genome shotgun sequence sequence GCGAAAGAAagagcggagaatcgaaaaattagAAACGAACGAGCAGAGACACTGAAAAGAATTGGAAATGGGGCGTTTAACGAGGGAAATTACGAAAAAGCTGTAACTTATTACACTAAAGCGATAGAACAACGAAAGGACTCGTCCGTGTTATGGAACAACAGAGCCTTGTCTTATGTTCAGCTTGGGTTACTTGAAAAAGCCTTGGCCGACTTTCAGAGCGcattaaaaataaacaactCAAATATCAAAGCACTTTTAAATAGTGCTAAATGTTGCAAGCATCTTGAAAAGGAAGACgaatataaagaatatattcAATTGGCAAGAGAGAGAAATCCACATTTCAACAAATTTATTGACGGTATACTTGGGGTTTCAACATTTGAAACATTTCTattataattcaattttaatcgatttttattttacagaatTTGAGGAAGATATGAAATCCGCACATTGACTAGCAGGCCTGATacgatatatataaaataacttCCATGTGCTTTGTGTAATACATTTAACAATaaacaatagaaatatttctcaTGTAGCGTGTGTATATTTCTTTTGTAATATCTAAAATGCATTCGACCGATATCAAGACGAACTTATTTTTGTCGCATAACCCTCTTTAATCTCCGATAAAGATCTAGGTTCGTGCAGAAAAACTGTGCACTCGATGCCCTGAAAAAAATGATTACTCACATTATTTCGATCTTTCGTacttttgattaaaaaatacctataccTGCATACGTGCTGCTCTAACGAATCCTTCATTCGCCGATACGGTAATGCTTTTCATATTTTCACCTGTTGCAAAAACTAATCTAGATCTATCTTTAATTTTACCACCCAAGCTTAACTTCTGTATAATTCTGCCTGTGGATAGATCCTCGACAATCCGAACTCTGCTCAATAGCTCTTTTGCCCTGAGAGTTTCTTTAGGCCCACCGATTACGTCTACGATGTtcataaaattttcataagcAGTTTGGCAGACTATGAGTTCTTTgtcttgaaataatttttctaggaTCGGTTTCACCGGACGTTTTCTCTCCATCTCTGCTTGTTGCGTGAGCAATGGTTCTCGATATATAAAACGATCGTACCCATTAGTCATATTTGTCACGTAAGCCAATAAAGTCGACACATCCAgattaagaatttttatttcagtcGCAAGAGAAGATGTATTTAAGGTTTCTAAATCCGAAGGTATACTCTCCTTGCATTCGTCCGAAGGTTCGTCCATAGATCCTAACGTATACATCCATGCAGAGAACGCGTCGTCAACTTCTACATACGAAACAGATACAgcgatgaatattttttttcggcCCGCGACTCGGTACGTATTAAAGAAAACTTTATACCGTGTATATCCGTGCTCTTTTCGTTGTTGCATTGTATTCTATCTCCTTCGACCATTACTCCCATGCGTTCCAGGCGCGTAGCTAATGGTATCTCTATGCCATAAGCGAAATGAAATATAACATCCGGTGGTCTATAAAGGTGTGGATAGCATTTGGCGCATTGCAAATAACACGTCGCTTGGTCCAATACAGATTTTTGTCCGTATTCCCCGTTGCCCAACGAAATTAAAGTAAGCGCTTTGGCATTTCTAGCGATAACTTTTACCCAAGATGCTCCACCGTTGCACACTATGTCTACTTCCAATCGTGATTTCTGATATTTAAAGGGTTTCATAACATTGGTGGGTTCATCGGCACAAAACAATCGTGC is a genomic window containing:
- the LOC143143700 gene encoding tetratricopeptide repeat protein 12, which produces MSNTSENDQIYDNVMEGQKIMDDLTIDKHVTEEEFQNFMHRVTEVEKIVKKLASSDVAEQTQGQMLADEILEKKSETIISEDCELKVKTDRTLINKCSTDEKKTNEEMSQEAFMRSVEKDAKERAENRKIRNERAETLKRIGNGAFNEGNYEKAVTYYTKAIEQRKDSSVLWNNRALSYVQLGLLEKALADFQSALKINNSNIKALLNSAKCCKHLEKEDEYKEYIQLARERNPHFNKFIDGILGVSTFETFLL
- the LOC143143698 gene encoding UPF0415 protein C7orf25 homolog; this translates as MEKRAELLKCLEEKIYSGKATVHRLKPAGKVDGVEKLIRKIQQEIRFLEKVQSTGNVKKEHLQSTNLIHLNAIVARLFCADEPTNVMKPFKYQKSRLEVDIVCNGGASWVKVIARNAKALTLISLGNGEYGQKSVLDQATCYLQCAKCYPHLYRPPDVIFHFAYGIEIPLATRLERMGVMVEGDRIQCNNEKSTDIHEVDDAFSAWMYTLGSMDEPSDECKESIPSDLETLNTSSLATEIKILNLDVSTLLAYVTNMTNGYDRFIYREPLLTQQAEMERKRPVKPILEKLFQDKELIVCQTAYENFMNIVDVIGGPKETLRAKELLSRVRIVEDLSTGRIIQKLSLGGKIKDRSRLVFATGENMKSITVSANEGFVRAARMQGIECTVFLHEPRSLSEIKEGYATKISSS